A genomic region of Phragmites australis chromosome 2, lpPhrAust1.1, whole genome shotgun sequence contains the following coding sequences:
- the LOC133908609 gene encoding uncharacterized protein LOC133908609: MATGLLASAAASASAASRLFQPSRRRLRGQYPVLASSRTATFHGRGSGEACSCSPGPPLAAPAERGGGGAGQDMAPEGTVRIVSVVGEGSVSPIKDAPWEEVMRHTADRLKWVDEGFEMLVFTDNSIEHDDLKKELSCCDMLVNVGITSDKAVNWLRNNSKDISNVICFQSSPSLVNKLGGTHVRYTGEQDMFGKLANIGKPSGAKESAEILKTISNAWERHNSDDIRFCLLVVINAHIRPVAMLKNLRAKGLSTLSCMIRNCGPQILNCLFDPYCRKALQCLNSCSPTDQVCNYRCIASYESPYLEAFSLCVLQKNNCLDLNAEIPGKPNVTPLTMFREQKLSHEVAEDLFIGWLDSMEWSWRVAAGQNPAYDQFPCQYQLFYRGKAKGSFWYEPVFQVKTLEGKLVWRRRKYRVRRASSPGTFHFSVLDNGVVSKEFWTIVDVSDDFSWGLFHYHGAAQAAGLAYTGAVLVTPDGSYPDVENPRLASALEKCAIKKWEVYTVDNCSCMGAPLGTPEGSKLHYQIAPGKETGILQRR, encoded by the exons ATGGCGACCGGTCTCCTCGCCTCCGCTGCCGCTTCCGCTTCCGCCGCCTCTCGCCTCTTCCagccctcccgccgccgcctccgtggACAATATCCCGTGCTCGCCTCGTCGCGCACCGCCACTTTCCACGGGCGTGGCTCTGGCGAGGCCTGCTCGTGCTCTCCtgggccgccgctcgccgctcCTGCGGagcgaggaggcggtggcgctgGACAGGATATGGCGCCGGAGGGGACCGTACGCATCGTATCCGTGGTAGGTGAAGGTAGCGTCAGCCCGATTAAGGATGCGCCCTGGGAAGAGGTCATGCGCCACACG GCTGATAGGCTAAAGTGGGTCGATGAGGGATTCGAAATGCTTGTCTTCACGGACAACTCAATTGAGCACGATGATCTCAAGAAAGAGTTATCATGCTGTGATATGCTAGTCAATGTTGGAATAACAAGTGACAAGGCTGTTAATTGGCTTAGAAATAACAGTAAAGACATTTCCAATGTGATCTGCTTTCAGTCATCTCCATCCTTAGTGAACAAGCTAGGTGGCACACATGTTCGATACACTGGAGAGCAGGACATGTTTGGCAAGCTAGCCAATATCGGAAAACCAAGTGGCGCAAAGGAATCAGCTGAAATTCTGAAGACCATATCTAATGCTTGGGAGAGACACAATTCAGATGACATTAGATTTTGCTTGCTCGTTGTAATTAATGCACACATAAGACCAGTTGCTATGCTGAAAAATCTAAGGGCAAAAGGCCTTTCTACCCTAAGCTGTATGATAAGAAACTGTGGTCCACAAATACTTAATTGCTTGTTCGATCCTTACTGTAGGAAGGCCCTTCAGTGTTTGAATTCATGCTCTCCAACTGATCAAGTATGCAACTATCGCTGCATTGCATCATATGAAAGTCCGTATCTGGAGGCCTTTTCTCTCTGTGTTTTGCAAAAGAACAATTGTCTTGACCTCAATGCTGAGATACCCGGTAAACCCAATGTAACACCGCTAACCATGTTCAGAGAACAAAAACTAAGCCATGAAGTTGCAGAAGACCTGTTCATTGGTTGGCTGGACAGCATGGAATGGAGTTGGCGAGTGGCAGCTGGACAAAATCCCGCATATGATCAATTCCCATGTCAGTACCAATTATTCTACAGAGGAAAAGCTAAAGGTTCATTTTGGTATGAGCCAGTTTTTCAGGTCAAAACCCTGGAAGGGAAGCTAGTTTGGAGGCGCAGAAAGTATCGTGTGAGAAGAGCTAGCAGCCCTGGTACATTTCACTTCAGTGTGTTGGATAATGGTGTGGTTTCAAAAGAATTTTGGACAATTGTTGATGTTTCAGATGATTTCAGCTGGGGTCTGTTCCATTATCATGGTGCAGCACAGGCTGCTGGGCTAGCATACACTGGAGCAGTGCTTGTTACCCCAGATGGGTCTTATCCTGATGTAGAAAACCCAAGATTGGCCTCTGCTTTAGAGAAATGTGCGATAAAGAAATGGGAGGTTTACACGGTTGATAACTGTTCCTGCATGGGTGCGCCACTGGGAACTCCTGAAGGTTCCAAGCTGCATTATCAGATTGCTCCAGGAAAAGAAACTGGTATTTTGCAGAGAAGATGA